The following proteins are encoded in a genomic region of Cryptomeria japonica chromosome 11, Sugi_1.0, whole genome shotgun sequence:
- the LOC131031375 gene encoding receptor-like protein 35, which yields MPNRCLSHESQALLRFKAALNDSRGPLSSWVNGTDCCTNWRGISCDNHTNHVVSLEPDLLFSPGVISESLCQLRFLKSLRIIEALTLGTEIPSCLGNLSYIETLYLSLNSFSGRIPPSLCLLTRLRVLDLSNNSFSGSIPSCLGNISSLSYLSLPRNLLSGSIPASLGSLSMLRKLDLGGNRLSGSIPDSLGSLSLLKELLISNNQLSGTIPSSLVHLSSLTILHGNGNRFNETISSSSLPPSVVDLSLSLNHYQTISESFFHKLTGLNYLYLSSCVLNISATWIPSFQLSKLYLVSCMIGGEFPPWISTQFSLQYLEISNASLVGVFPSWLWETSSMLIYLNLSRNQLQGSLSSNNSTGMYLEIVDVSKNGLSGCIPSMWPSSMQILLLNDNLFSGNIPPSLGKLNLLQLLNLANNKITGVIPASLFNCSSLIVLNLGNNNLEGSLPNEFGWLRQLASLVVHNNNLSGSFPPSITSCFLSLQVLDIGNNSFGGEILTLVANLSRLRVLVMKENNFIGIIPLEIGQLMELQILLLSSNQISGSIPHTIVSLQAMAKESQHGFVLSTFSNGKTYQDGLDMTSKGRDEHYTYILSTLTSIDLSNNEFVGEVASNFGNLKGLRFLNLSMNNFNGTIPSSLAEMSHLESLDLSKNNFSGHIPIELDSLSSLVQRSFYEDEFIDDGSIAWEEIAALYEPLPAVLSGIVGELLCPDRRSHGLAVGLGQVIKMMITEGT from the coding sequence ATGCCCAACAGGTGCCTTTCCCATGAATCCCAAGCTCTGCTTCGCTTCAAAGCTGCCTTGAATGACTCTAGGGGTCCTCTTAGTTCGTGGGTGAATGGAACAGACTGTTGCACCAACTGGAGAGGCATATCCTGCGACAATCACACCAACCATGTTGTCTCTCTTGAACCAGATCTTCTTTTCAGTCCAGGTGTGATATCTGAGAGCCTGTGCCAACTTCGTTTTCTCAAATCACTGAGGATAATAGAAGCATTAACACTAGGTACCGAAATTCCATCTTGTTTGGGAAATCTCTCTTATATTGAAACGTTATATTTATCTCTCAATAGCTTTAGTGGGAGGATTCCCCCTTCCCTTTGTTTGCTCACCCGCCTTAGAGTCCTTGATCTTTCCAACAATTCCTTCAGTGGAAGCATACCTTCCTGCCTTGGCAACATTTCTTCTTTATCCTACCTTTCCCTTCCGAGGAACCTACTTAGTGGAAGCATACCAGCTTCTCTTGGAAGTCTCTCTATGTTGAGAAAGTTAGATCTTGGAGGCAATCGACTGAGCGGTAGCATTCCAGATTCTTTGGGCAGTCTCTCTTTACTCAAGGAGTTGTTGATTTCCAATAACCAACTAAGTGGGACCATTCCCTCTTCACTTGTTCACCTTTCCTCCCTCACTATCTTGCATGGGAATGGCAATCGTTTCAATGAAACTATCTCTTCTTCCTCACTTCCACCTTCTGTAGTTGATCTATCCTTGTCACTAAACCATTACCAGACAATTTCAGAAAGTTTCTTTCACAAGCTTACAGGCCTCAACTATTTGTATTTATCTAGTTGTGTGCTAAATATTAGCGCGACCTGGATTCCATCCTTCCAGTTATCCAAGTTATATTTAGTGTCATGTATGATTGGTGGTGAATTTCCACCTTGGATTTCAACACAATTTTCACTTCAATACTTGGAAATATCAAATGCCAGTCTTGTGGGCGTATTTCCCTCTTGGTTGTGGGAAACGAGTTCTATGTTGATTTACTTAAATCTTTCAAGAAATCAACTGCAAGGAAGCCTATCCTCAAATAATTCAACAGGGATGTATCTAGAAATAGTAGATGTGTCTAAAAATGGATTGAGTGGATGCATCCCATCAATGTGGCCTTCTAGTATGCAAATATTGTTGCTTAATGACAATTTATTTAGTGGCAATATTCCTCCAAGCCTTGGCAAATTAAATCTACTTCAGCTATTAAATCTTGCAAACAACAAGATAACAGGAGTCATCCCTGCTAGCTTGTTTAATTGCTCTTCCCTCATTGTCCTAAATTTGGGAAATAACAATTTGGAGGGAAGCTTGCCAAATGAATTTGGCTGGCTAAGACAATTAGCATCATTGGTTGTTCACAATAATAACTTGAGTGGATCATTCCCTCCCTCAATAACAAGTTGTTTTTTAAGTCTACAGGTTCTTGATATTGGGAACAACTCATTTGGAGGTGAAATACTAACATTGGTTGCAAATCTTTCAAGGCTGAGAGTATTGGTAATGAAGGAGAACAATTTTATAGGCATTATTCCCTTAGAGATAGGTCAACTAATGGAACTCCAAATATTGCTCCTTTCTTCTAATCAAATTTCAGGTTCAATTCCACACACAATCGTATCATTGCAAGCAATGGCAAAAGAAAGCCAACATGGTTTTGTATTGTCCACTTTTTCTAATGGGAAAACATATCAAGATGGACTGGATATGACTTCAAAAGGAAGAGATGAGCACTACACATATATTCTTAGCACTCTCACATCCATAGATCTCTCAAATAATGAATTTGTGGGAGAAGTTGcttcaaattttggaaatttgAAGGGGTTGAGGTTTCTAAACCTTTCAATGAACAATTTTAATGGGACCATTCCAAGTAGTTTGGCAGAAATGAGTCATTTAGAGTCTTTAGACCTGTCAAAAAATAATTTTTCAGGACACATCCCTATAGAGCTTGATTCTCTAAGCTCTTTAG